A part of Oceanidesulfovibrio indonesiensis genomic DNA contains:
- a CDS encoding proton-conducting transporter transmembrane domain-containing protein, with protein sequence MSSLTQQLPALVVGLPFFSAMAVTLLTWRNRDAAFPVALIGLALCAAASLALSIHIATDGPVIYRMGGWEPPMGISFYVDGLNVLVLAIISFVALVNLSGTRPAVRLEYAGKDGSFYTLYLLCVTGHLGMVITSDVFNLYVLIEIAALSGYALLGWGSSRAPLSTLNYLFIGVIGASFYLLGVGFLYIQTGSLNMLDIAGIIQILGVTPTLTAAFGLIMSGILIKMAFFPAHGWLPNAYCHAGSPAVSLIAPMTTKVMVYVMVRMMLTVFSPKLVFDRGLLPDLMVLMASAAIVICGLMALSAKNLKRMLTYVLITEVGYMVGGAWLGNRAGMTGTVLHVVNDAAMTLTMFMAVGCLSYKFGKLDYKKLQGVFPKMPFTMSAFVLGAIAMIGVPPTCGFFSKWYLILGGLEAGHIEFVVALILSSLINVVLFFKVFEIGFFEPWPEGTDSHGHPHRPAIAMREAPASMVAPLVVSALALVGLGLMNSKLVAIIENALPASLY encoded by the coding sequence ATGAGCTCGCTCACACAACAGCTGCCCGCGCTGGTCGTGGGCTTACCATTCTTTTCGGCCATGGCCGTCACGCTGCTCACCTGGCGCAACCGCGATGCCGCTTTCCCTGTTGCGCTCATCGGTCTGGCCTTGTGCGCGGCCGCGTCCCTGGCTCTGTCGATACACATAGCCACGGACGGCCCGGTCATTTACCGCATGGGTGGCTGGGAGCCGCCAATGGGCATCAGTTTTTACGTGGACGGCCTCAACGTCCTGGTGCTCGCCATTATCTCCTTCGTCGCCCTGGTGAATCTGAGCGGCACGCGCCCGGCCGTACGGCTGGAGTATGCAGGAAAGGACGGCTCCTTCTACACGTTATATCTGCTCTGCGTCACCGGCCATCTGGGCATGGTGATAACCAGCGACGTATTCAATCTTTACGTCCTGATTGAAATAGCTGCCCTTTCCGGATATGCGCTTCTGGGCTGGGGCAGTTCCCGCGCCCCCCTTTCCACGCTGAACTACCTGTTCATCGGCGTGATCGGCGCATCGTTTTATCTGCTGGGCGTAGGCTTCCTTTACATACAGACCGGCTCGCTCAACATGCTGGACATCGCCGGCATCATCCAGATACTCGGCGTGACACCCACGCTTACCGCCGCTTTCGGCCTCATCATGTCCGGCATCCTCATAAAAATGGCCTTCTTCCCTGCCCATGGGTGGTTGCCCAATGCATATTGCCATGCAGGCTCGCCGGCGGTCAGCCTGATCGCGCCGATGACCACCAAGGTCATGGTTTACGTCATGGTCCGCATGATGCTGACCGTGTTTTCGCCCAAGCTCGTGTTCGACAGGGGGTTGCTGCCTGACCTGATGGTCCTCATGGCTTCCGCGGCCATCGTCATCTGCGGCCTCATGGCTCTGTCGGCCAAGAATCTCAAGCGGATGCTCACCTACGTTCTCATCACCGAAGTGGGCTACATGGTTGGCGGCGCCTGGCTGGGCAACCGCGCCGGCATGACCGGCACGGTGCTGCATGTGGTGAACGACGCAGCCATGACCCTGACCATGTTCATGGCTGTCGGCTGCCTGAGCTACAAGTTCGGCAAACTGGACTACAAGAAGCTCCAGGGCGTGTTCCCCAAGATGCCCTTCACCATGAGCGCCTTCGTGCTGGGGGCCATCGCCATGATTGGCGTGCCCCCCACCTGCGGCTTCTTCAGCAAGTGGTACCTCATCCTCGGCGGCCTCGAAGCCGGACACATCGAATTCGTCGTCGCGCTCATCCTTTCGAGCCTGATCAACGTGGTCCTCTTCTTCAAGGTATTCGAAATCGGGTTCTTCGAACCCTGGCCCGAAGGCACCGACAGCCACGGACATCCGCACCGTCCGGCAATCGCCATGCGCGAGGCGCCCGCCTCCATGGTCGCGCCGCTCGTGGTCTCCGCCCTCGCCCTCGTCGGTCTTGGTCTCATGAACTCGAAACTCGTCGCCATCATCGAAAACGCGCTGCCTGCGAGCCTGTACTGA
- a CDS encoding monovalent cation/H+ antiporter subunit D family protein, with the protein MDTIVSITPFLAVLVSLVAVPGIVSAKSPNAREAWTFAAAFVKFGLVVSMLPTVLDGTSITYTIAEVLPGAPLAFRVDAMGMLFALVSSSLWILTSAYSIGYMRSEHEHSQTRYFTFFALSLSATIGVAFSANLFTLYLFYEMLSFATYPLVAHHQDPEAKSSGRKYLFYIVGASIGLALPAMLIVYMLAGTLDFMPQGILSSLPDIANQTTLVGVLLVMFLFGFAKAGLMPLHSWLPAAMVAPTPVSALLHAVAVVKVGAFSIFRVVTMVFGVEILTTLDLRIVILVLAAVTMITASLIAISQDGLKRRLAFSTIAQLAYIVLGAGLLSPKGLTGGMMHIALHAFGKITLFMCAGAIFVNTGKSKISEMAGIGRRMPWTMAAFFVGALSIIGLPPAGGFISKWYLLQGSLQAQEPVFVIVLLTSALLNAAYFMPIVYRAFFCKPSESQFEPGVKEAPFLCMAPPIITAIISIALLFHPGPFLDLAEMMTRSLLGM; encoded by the coding sequence ATGGACACCATCGTATCCATAACTCCCTTCCTTGCGGTCCTCGTCTCGCTCGTGGCGGTGCCGGGGATTGTCTCCGCAAAGTCCCCCAACGCGCGGGAGGCCTGGACCTTCGCCGCCGCGTTTGTGAAGTTCGGTCTCGTGGTCTCCATGCTGCCCACAGTGCTGGATGGAACCTCGATCACCTACACCATAGCCGAAGTGCTGCCCGGCGCGCCGCTCGCCTTCCGGGTGGACGCCATGGGCATGCTCTTCGCGCTCGTATCCTCCTCACTATGGATTCTCACGAGCGCGTATTCCATCGGCTACATGCGTTCCGAGCATGAGCACAGCCAGACGCGCTACTTCACATTCTTCGCGCTGTCGCTGTCCGCCACCATCGGCGTGGCGTTCTCGGCCAACCTGTTCACCCTGTATCTCTTTTACGAGATGCTCTCCTTCGCCACGTATCCTCTGGTCGCGCATCACCAGGACCCGGAGGCGAAGTCGTCCGGCCGAAAATACCTGTTCTACATCGTGGGCGCGTCCATCGGCCTGGCGCTCCCGGCAATGCTCATCGTCTACATGCTGGCTGGCACGCTGGACTTCATGCCCCAGGGCATTCTTTCTTCCCTGCCGGACATAGCCAATCAAACCACTCTCGTGGGCGTGCTGCTGGTGATGTTCCTCTTCGGCTTCGCCAAAGCCGGCCTCATGCCGCTGCACTCCTGGCTGCCTGCGGCGATGGTCGCCCCCACGCCGGTCTCCGCGCTGCTGCACGCCGTTGCCGTGGTCAAGGTGGGTGCCTTCTCCATCTTCCGCGTCGTCACCATGGTCTTCGGCGTGGAAATACTCACAACCCTCGACCTGCGCATCGTCATCCTGGTCCTTGCCGCCGTGACCATGATAACCGCATCATTGATCGCCATATCGCAGGACGGTCTCAAGCGGCGGCTCGCCTTCTCCACCATCGCCCAGCTCGCCTACATCGTGCTCGGTGCGGGTCTGCTTTCGCCCAAGGGGCTCACCGGCGGCATGATGCACATCGCCCTGCACGCTTTCGGCAAGATCACCTTGTTCATGTGCGCAGGCGCAATCTTCGTGAACACGGGGAAAAGCAAGATCAGCGAGATGGCCGGCATCGGCCGGCGCATGCCCTGGACCATGGCGGCCTTTTTCGTGGGCGCTTTGTCCATCATCGGACTGCCGCCTGCCGGCGGCTTCATAAGCAAATGGTATCTGCTGCAGGGATCGCTCCAGGCGCAGGAGCCGGTGTTCGTTATCGTGCTGCTCACAAGCGCCCTGCTCAACGCGGCGTACTTCATGCCCATCGTCTACCGGGCATTCTTCTGCAAGCCGTCGGAATCGCAGTTCGAACCGGGCGTGAAGGAAGCGCCCTTCCTCTGCATGGCGCCGCCTATCATCACCGCGATCATCTCCATCGCCCTGCTTTTCCACCCAGGGCCGTTCCTCGATCTGGCGGAGATGATGACGCGCTCCCTGCTGGGCATGTAG
- a CDS encoding Crp/Fnr family transcriptional regulator, with protein MITLDDLRIPMFADLPDEMLKKLRDAADAIDFEDGDIVYNAGEVADIFYIVLSGEAVLEHSLSRDVQVIFSSVEPGYCFGWTALTKRQPRRATARSRGPSRMVRIHATELQRLMDEDHTMGYVMYHAFMEVVLGQLFTRTDQFLSMLSRHPDLKHAL; from the coding sequence ATGATAACCCTGGACGACCTTCGCATTCCCATGTTCGCGGACCTCCCCGACGAGATGCTGAAAAAGCTTCGTGACGCCGCGGACGCGATCGACTTCGAGGACGGCGACATCGTCTATAATGCTGGCGAGGTTGCAGATATCTTCTACATCGTGCTGAGCGGCGAGGCCGTGCTGGAGCACTCGCTGTCCAGAGATGTTCAGGTGATCTTCTCGTCCGTGGAGCCGGGCTATTGCTTCGGCTGGACGGCCCTGACCAAACGACAGCCCCGCCGCGCCACGGCGCGCAGCCGCGGACCGAGCCGCATGGTGCGCATTCACGCCACCGAGCTCCAGCGACTCATGGACGAAGACCACACCATGGGCTATGTCATGTACCACGCATTCATGGAGGTTGTGCTGGGCCAGCTCTTTACGCGGACGGACCAGTTCTTGAGCATGCTGTCCAGGCATCCGGACCTGAAGCACGCGCTGTAG
- a CDS encoding Na(+)/H(+) antiporter subunit D translates to MIETHPALFLILGALLIPLLKEGRTKDVYLVLLPLVSLYNMLMMPHGSYYQWEFLGFTIEPLRIDGLSIGFATIFHIVASLGMCFALSIKSNIERTFAMLYAGAAVGTVFAGDLLSMFLFWESLTVTATVIIWCRRTSGSQGAGFRYLIFHALGGLILLAGIVLHIHNTGSVAFEYIGLDSTASWLIMLGFGINAAWPGLHAWLTDAYPEASYAGAVFLSAFTTKSAVYVLARGFPGTDLLAIIGTVMAVYGVFYATIENNARRILSYHIVSQVGYMVAGIGIGTAMTVNGSCAHAIAHILYKGLLFMGTGCLLYAAGTTKLTELGGLVRRLPLVFIFYMVGALSISGMPFFNGFVSKTMTIAGAANEHYTLVALGLEIAAVGTFLSVGLKLPYFAFYAKPENTTMPLRKIPTHMYVAMAMGSFLCILTGLWPELLYSFLPFQPGLEPYSRFVQMTEYVYTPYTLWHILQAFMILGFTGLGFYFMRKVVVPHAQRNLDFDYLYRLIGRSVLWVLDKVFNGLNRLCNDLIVNRATDAVIRACTDTPYKLARMAMTPYWSMLDADIREKKERAFSRSFETYSSPVGITGMLAAALVTFLIIYMFIN, encoded by the coding sequence ATGATTGAGACCCATCCCGCTCTGTTCCTCATCCTCGGGGCGCTGCTCATCCCCCTGCTCAAGGAGGGCCGGACCAAGGACGTGTATCTGGTGCTCCTGCCGCTCGTGAGCTTGTACAACATGCTCATGATGCCCCACGGCTCCTATTACCAGTGGGAGTTCCTCGGCTTCACCATCGAGCCCCTGCGGATCGACGGCCTGTCCATAGGATTCGCCACCATCTTCCATATTGTCGCGTCCCTGGGCATGTGCTTCGCGCTGAGCATCAAATCCAACATAGAGCGGACGTTCGCAATGCTCTACGCCGGCGCGGCAGTCGGCACTGTGTTCGCCGGCGACCTGCTTTCCATGTTCCTGTTCTGGGAATCGCTCACGGTGACGGCCACGGTGATCATCTGGTGCCGTCGCACATCGGGCTCCCAGGGCGCCGGTTTCCGCTACCTGATATTCCACGCGCTGGGCGGCCTCATATTGCTGGCCGGCATCGTGCTGCACATCCACAACACCGGATCCGTCGCCTTCGAGTATATCGGGCTCGATTCCACGGCATCGTGGCTCATCATGCTCGGTTTCGGCATAAACGCCGCCTGGCCCGGCCTGCATGCCTGGCTGACTGACGCGTATCCCGAAGCGAGCTACGCCGGGGCGGTGTTTCTTTCCGCGTTCACCACCAAGAGCGCCGTGTACGTCCTGGCGCGCGGCTTCCCAGGCACGGATCTGCTGGCGATCATTGGAACGGTGATGGCCGTCTACGGTGTTTTCTACGCGACTATCGAGAACAACGCGCGGCGCATTCTCTCCTACCACATCGTTTCCCAGGTGGGGTACATGGTGGCCGGAATCGGCATCGGCACGGCCATGACCGTGAACGGCTCCTGCGCACACGCCATCGCCCACATCCTGTACAAGGGACTGCTCTTCATGGGAACAGGCTGCCTGCTGTACGCGGCTGGCACGACCAAGCTCACGGAGCTCGGCGGCCTCGTTCGCCGGCTTCCGCTCGTGTTCATCTTCTACATGGTCGGAGCCCTGTCCATCTCGGGCATGCCGTTCTTCAACGGATTCGTTTCCAAAACCATGACCATCGCCGGCGCGGCCAACGAACACTATACCTTGGTCGCTCTCGGTCTGGAAATCGCTGCGGTGGGTACGTTCCTTTCCGTTGGATTGAAGCTCCCGTACTTCGCGTTCTACGCCAAACCGGAAAACACGACGATGCCACTCCGAAAGATTCCCACCCACATGTACGTGGCCATGGCGATGGGATCCTTCCTGTGCATCCTCACTGGCTTGTGGCCGGAACTGCTCTACTCGTTCCTGCCGTTCCAGCCCGGCCTGGAGCCGTACAGCCGGTTCGTGCAGATGACTGAGTACGTCTACACGCCCTACACACTGTGGCACATCCTCCAGGCATTCATGATTCTGGGCTTCACCGGCCTCGGTTTCTACTTCATGCGCAAGGTGGTGGTGCCGCATGCGCAGCGCAACCTCGACTTCGACTACCTGTATCGACTCATCGGTCGGAGCGTACTGTGGGTCCTGGACAAAGTCTTCAACGGCCTGAACAGGCTGTGCAACGACCTGATCGTGAACCGGGCGACCGACGCGGTGATTCGCGCCTGCACGGATACGCCGTACAAACTCGCCCGCATGGCGATGACGCCGTACTGGTCCATGCTGGACGCCGATATTCGTGAGAAGAAAGAGCGCGCCTTCAGCCGGAGCTTCGAAACGTACAGCTCTCCGGTGGGCATCACCGGCATGCTCGCCGCGGCGCTCGTGACCTTCCTCATCATTTACATGTTCATCAACTGA
- a CDS encoding DUF4019 domain-containing protein yields MELEAQSVAEAWLTEIDAGRFGACWDQAGGMIQEAMSREDWESVLNEGREQLGAMEIRSLNRSKVQRDPNGAPAGTYVFLEYESTFERIDKIKECVVLRQEPESWRVVAYFLK; encoded by the coding sequence ATGGAACTCGAAGCGCAGAGCGTGGCTGAGGCGTGGCTTACGGAGATAGATGCCGGCAGGTTCGGTGCTTGCTGGGACCAGGCCGGCGGCATGATACAGGAGGCAATGTCCCGGGAAGACTGGGAGTCTGTCTTGAATGAGGGCCGGGAGCAGTTGGGAGCCATGGAGATACGATCCCTGAACCGCAGCAAGGTCCAGCGCGATCCGAACGGTGCGCCTGCCGGGACGTACGTGTTTCTGGAGTACGAGTCCACGTTCGAGCGCATAGACAAGATCAAGGAGTGTGTGGTGCTGCGGCAGGAGCCTGAATCTTGGCGGGTGGTCGCATATTTCCTGAAGTGA
- a CDS encoding cation:proton antiporter subunit C, with amino-acid sequence MFDALSDILAHKYNYLGFIILMMIGLWAMLAKSNLAKKILGMAIFQSAIILFYISVSVKENATLPILEHHGHGDEHGAETAAHGVQSAAHATESTLQSTHDAAQATSHGLAESAHDAMQAANDVTHSAVNATGDALHAAAQAVGEAAAHGAHAAINAADYVNPLPHVLMLTAIVVSVATLGVALALAMKIYKEYNTLDEDVILEKIRQ; translated from the coding sequence ATGTTCGACGCACTTAGCGACATCCTCGCCCACAAATACAACTACCTGGGCTTCATCATCCTCATGATGATCGGCCTTTGGGCAATGCTCGCCAAGAGCAATCTGGCCAAAAAGATTCTGGGAATGGCCATTTTCCAGAGCGCCATCATCCTGTTTTACATCTCCGTTTCCGTAAAGGAAAACGCCACTCTGCCCATACTGGAGCACCACGGCCACGGGGACGAGCACGGCGCCGAAACAGCTGCCCACGGTGTACAATCTGCCGCGCATGCTACGGAATCCACCTTACAGAGCACGCACGATGCCGCACAGGCGACAAGCCATGGCCTGGCCGAAAGCGCGCACGACGCCATGCAGGCTGCAAACGACGTGACCCACAGCGCCGTGAATGCAACAGGCGACGCGCTGCACGCCGCGGCGCAAGCCGTGGGAGAAGCGGCGGCGCACGGCGCGCACGCAGCCATCAACGCGGCGGACTACGTCAACCCGCTGCCCCACGTGCTCATGCTCACCGCCATTGTGGTTTCCGTGGCGACCCTCGGCGTGGCGCTGGCGTTGGCCATGAAAATCTATAAGGAATACAACACACTGGATGAAGACGTCATCCTCGAGAAGATTCGGCAATGA
- a CDS encoding DUF2975 domain-containing protein → MKLNAIRLSRIVYWLCIVGLVAAPALTALIFWNLEWVLEHYGPAMVLPFPVGQDINPGPVTATTRWLGFGVAAVPVALTCAMLWNLARLFGGYARGEVFTTVSVQRIRSVGLLLLVRELISPLIGAAMTVALTLSNPAGQRMVSVGLGSSNITMLITALMIIVVAYVMDQARELHEESMLTI, encoded by the coding sequence ATGAAGCTCAATGCCATTCGGCTCAGCAGGATCGTTTATTGGCTTTGCATTGTCGGTCTGGTAGCGGCTCCGGCTCTCACCGCGCTCATTTTCTGGAACCTGGAATGGGTGCTGGAACATTACGGGCCCGCCATGGTGCTTCCATTTCCAGTGGGGCAAGACATCAACCCGGGGCCCGTGACGGCCACGACCCGGTGGCTCGGGTTCGGTGTCGCTGCCGTCCCTGTAGCCCTCACCTGCGCCATGCTCTGGAATCTTGCCCGGCTTTTTGGCGGCTATGCACGGGGCGAGGTATTCACGACCGTCAGTGTGCAACGCATCCGAAGCGTGGGGCTTCTGCTCCTCGTTCGAGAGCTCATCAGCCCGCTCATAGGCGCGGCCATGACTGTTGCACTCACGCTGTCCAATCCGGCCGGTCAGCGCATGGTCTCCGTAGGCCTTGGTTCGTCCAACATCACCATGCTGATCACCGCGCTCATGATCATCGTTGTGGCGTACGTCATGGACCAGGCCCGTGAACTTCACGAAGAATCCATGCTGACGATCTGA
- a CDS encoding DUF1641 domain-containing protein, protein MERNDEVLERLSALETQVALLVDRIEPVTRSAKSMEELKNELTPRVEEGVRALIVELADVEADFLLEDMLFLLKKSLRNMRNFTFMMESMSNLIDFAVTAEPLLKTTIHEWIQELGELEKRGVFSLLKKQVGLLERIAAEYGEEDLEAMNESVVAMLGLVKEMGDEKSAAVLKRLAAAPSRVDMDKIEPVGPVGMLKAARDPDVQRGMGVMLELLKAVGSNGAGKQP, encoded by the coding sequence ATGGAACGCAACGACGAAGTGCTGGAACGGTTGAGCGCTCTCGAAACACAGGTCGCCCTGCTCGTGGATCGCATCGAGCCGGTGACGCGGTCCGCCAAATCCATGGAGGAGCTGAAGAACGAGCTGACCCCGCGCGTGGAGGAAGGCGTGCGCGCTCTCATCGTGGAGCTTGCAGACGTGGAGGCCGACTTCCTGCTGGAGGACATGCTCTTTCTGCTCAAAAAAAGCCTGCGCAATATGCGCAACTTCACCTTCATGATGGAGTCCATGAGCAACCTCATCGACTTCGCCGTCACAGCCGAGCCTCTGCTCAAAACGACTATCCACGAGTGGATCCAAGAGCTTGGCGAGCTTGAAAAACGCGGCGTGTTCTCCCTGCTCAAGAAGCAGGTGGGGCTGCTGGAACGCATAGCCGCCGAGTACGGCGAGGAGGACCTGGAGGCCATGAACGAAAGCGTGGTCGCCATGCTCGGCCTGGTGAAGGAGATGGGCGACGAGAAATCCGCGGCCGTGCTCAAACGCCTAGCCGCCGCGCCGTCCAGGGTGGATATGGACAAGATCGAGCCCGTCGGGCCGGTGGGCATGCTCAAAGCGGCCCGCGATCCGGACGTGCAGCGCGGCATGGGCGTCATGCTGGAGCTGCTCAAGGCTGTGGGCAGCAACGGTGCGGGCAAGCAGCCATAG
- the sqr gene encoding type III sulfide quinone reductase, selenoprotein subtype, producing MRRILIIGSGAGGTIVANQLVKELPDSEWSITIIDRSDRHHYQAGWLFIPFGIYSLEDCIKPKKEFIPKGVDFILDEVTRVDTENRKVETRMAAYDYDYLIIATGCRLKPDEVEGMEEGWGTDIHTFYTPGGAVALRKPMKYFTCGKLVVNIAELPYKCPIAPLEFVFMADWYFTATGVRDAVEIELVTPLDGVFTKPVASKALGVIAEKKKIKVTPHFQVAKVDTKSKTLESHDGREVGYDLLVSIPPNFGAQALLDSEITDPMGYVPTDKHTLKAQGLDRVYVLGDATNVPTSKAGSVAHYQSYTLVENLMREIDGHDPLPTFDGHATCFLDSGFEKAILLDFNYEVEPLPGKFPFPGLGPFTLLRETLSNHWGKMMFRWVYWNLMMKGLDLPLESQMNLAGKVRQGAECNL from the coding sequence ATGCGCAGAATCCTCATCATCGGCTCCGGCGCCGGCGGCACCATCGTCGCCAACCAGCTTGTCAAAGAGCTTCCGGACTCGGAATGGTCCATCACCATCATCGACCGCAGCGACCGCCACCACTATCAGGCGGGCTGGCTCTTCATCCCCTTCGGCATCTACTCGCTGGAGGATTGCATCAAACCCAAGAAGGAGTTCATTCCCAAGGGGGTCGATTTCATTCTCGACGAAGTGACGCGCGTGGACACCGAAAACCGCAAGGTGGAAACGCGCATGGCGGCCTACGACTATGACTATCTCATCATCGCCACGGGCTGCCGGCTCAAGCCGGACGAAGTGGAAGGCATGGAGGAAGGCTGGGGCACGGACATCCACACCTTCTACACGCCGGGCGGCGCTGTGGCCCTGCGCAAGCCCATGAAATACTTCACCTGCGGCAAGCTTGTAGTGAACATAGCCGAGCTGCCGTACAAATGTCCTATCGCGCCGCTGGAATTCGTGTTCATGGCGGACTGGTACTTCACCGCCACCGGCGTGCGCGACGCCGTGGAGATCGAGCTCGTCACCCCGCTGGACGGCGTGTTCACCAAGCCCGTGGCCTCCAAGGCCCTCGGCGTCATCGCGGAAAAAAAGAAAATCAAGGTGACGCCGCATTTCCAGGTGGCCAAGGTGGATACGAAAAGCAAGACCCTGGAATCCCACGACGGCCGCGAGGTTGGATATGACCTGCTCGTTTCCATCCCGCCCAACTTCGGAGCCCAGGCCCTGCTCGACTCCGAAATCACCGACCCCATGGGCTACGTGCCCACGGACAAGCACACGCTCAAGGCCCAGGGACTGGACCGCGTGTACGTGCTGGGCGACGCCACCAACGTGCCCACGTCCAAGGCCGGCTCCGTGGCCCATTACCAGTCCTACACCTTGGTCGAAAACCTCATGCGCGAGATCGACGGCCACGATCCCCTGCCCACCTTCGACGGCCACGCCACCTGCTTCCTGGACTCAGGATTCGAAAAAGCCATCCTTCTGGATTTCAATTACGAAGTGGAACCCCTGCCCGGGAAGTTCCCCTTCCCCGGCCTGGGGCCGTTCACTCTGCTGCGGGAGACCCTCTCCAACCACTGGGGCAAGATGATGTTCCGCTGGGTGTACTGGAACCTTATGATGAAGGGCCTGGATCTGCCCCTGGAAAGCCAGATGAACCTGGCCGGTAAAGTGCGCCAGGGCGCTGAATGCAACCTGTAG
- a CDS encoding Spy/CpxP family protein refolding chaperone, with translation MHSRIVLIGILLMGLLSLGACTKHQAMKGPYEGDNINTAFVDYMAGRAQDRLDLTEAQTTQYRQLVRNLLVKGQELKPLNEALRRDLAASLRKENPTRAEFERFLAAKEEIMRTVMYSGIDDFMAFHATLTPEQRNKLANLVQEMGKDGWRGHGW, from the coding sequence ATGCATTCGAGAATCGTGTTGATCGGAATACTGCTGATGGGGTTGCTGAGTCTGGGCGCCTGCACCAAACATCAGGCAATGAAAGGCCCGTACGAGGGCGATAACATCAACACCGCTTTTGTCGATTACATGGCCGGCCGCGCCCAGGATCGGCTGGACCTTACAGAGGCCCAGACCACCCAGTACCGTCAGCTTGTCCGCAACCTTCTGGTCAAGGGGCAGGAGCTGAAACCGCTGAACGAAGCGCTGCGTCGCGACCTGGCCGCCAGCCTGCGCAAGGAAAACCCGACGCGTGCCGAGTTCGAAAGGTTCCTGGCGGCCAAGGAGGAAATCATGCGCACCGTCATGTACAGCGGCATCGACGATTTCATGGCCTTCCACGCCACACTCACGCCGGAGCAGCGCAACAAACTGGCCAACCTGGTGCAGGAAATGGGCAAGGACGGCTGGCGCGGCCACGGCTGGTAG
- a CDS encoding helix-turn-helix domain-containing protein, protein MAIIVNLDVMLARRKTTSKELAEAVGITPQNLSVLKAGRAKAIRFSTLDAICKALDCQPGDILEYAPDEGA, encoded by the coding sequence ATGGCGATTATCGTGAACCTGGACGTGATGCTGGCGCGGCGGAAAACAACGTCCAAAGAGCTGGCCGAAGCCGTCGGAATAACGCCGCAGAACCTGTCAGTGCTCAAGGCCGGTCGGGCAAAGGCCATACGCTTCTCCACGCTGGATGCAATCTGCAAAGCGTTGGATTGCCAGCCCGGGGATATTTTGGAGTATGCCCCGGATGAGGGCGCATGA